A genomic region of Tissierella sp. contains the following coding sequences:
- a CDS encoding ABC transporter ATP-binding protein translates to MDKLKTKQTLREVYSLIRRFYPLDHSLIPLLLLNSIMGALIPYISIVLSAPILDSMLKGEYRRSMIWILIMIISTALANLIFEFIKNGYLKHARSVQIKVDALIHMKPLEIDYETVEDGKTMTDFVNAITSLRYQGNYYTVLNQLEQSIQAFISFAFASILVIRLCLAVGDAEGWIAIATNPLVSIMIILVFSALTSGVLAYIIKFCNEVVFKLFKDKLQAEKMASYAWRLLGDEEKTKVIQSYAMEDSINSMVKAAADKIASSYTKEGKYWVIQSAANSGASGAVTTLAYLLTSLKVFANAISLGYLVQYSQAIVKMNTSVISFVTAYQELAKLMVYFKEIVQYMDLPNRFETGKIPVEKRSDNEYEFEFEDVSFRYPNQENYVLKNINCKLNLHDKMAIVGPNGAGKTTFIKLLIRLYEPTSGTIKLNGVDIRKYDYHDYLGLFSVVFQDFGLYGDNIKENVSCSTMYDEELVNDSLVRAGLSEEFIRGEKLLEGVSDDKLDVKRLFNEDSSGKHSGGEKQKISIARALYKNAPVVILDEPTAALDPLSEFDIYQRFDNLVEDKTTLYISHRMSSCRFCNDIIVFDEGEIKERGTHEELLENQELYSKLWNSQAQYYIDQKVCLN, encoded by the coding sequence ATGGATAAATTAAAAACAAAACAAACTCTAAGAGAGGTATATTCATTGATTAGACGATTTTATCCATTAGATCATTCCTTGATCCCCTTACTCCTTCTAAATAGTATCATGGGTGCCTTAATTCCTTATATTTCAATTGTCTTAAGCGCTCCAATTTTAGATTCCATGCTGAAGGGTGAGTATAGGAGAAGTATGATATGGATTCTTATCATGATTATTTCAACAGCATTGGCAAATTTAATTTTTGAGTTTATTAAGAATGGATATTTAAAACATGCAAGAAGTGTACAAATTAAGGTTGATGCTTTGATTCATATGAAACCTTTGGAAATTGATTATGAAACAGTAGAAGATGGAAAAACCATGACAGATTTTGTCAATGCAATTACATCTTTACGCTATCAAGGCAATTATTATACTGTTTTAAATCAACTGGAACAGAGTATTCAGGCTTTTATCTCTTTTGCTTTCGCCTCTATACTAGTCATTCGTCTTTGCTTGGCTGTAGGAGATGCAGAGGGATGGATTGCTATTGCAACAAATCCTTTAGTTTCCATTATGATAATTCTTGTATTCAGTGCATTGACCAGTGGAGTTTTAGCATATATAATCAAATTTTGTAATGAGGTGGTATTCAAGCTTTTCAAAGATAAGCTTCAAGCAGAAAAAATGGCAAGCTATGCTTGGAGATTGCTTGGAGATGAAGAAAAGACAAAGGTGATTCAAAGCTATGCCATGGAAGATAGTATCAATAGTATGGTTAAAGCAGCAGCGGATAAAATTGCTTCAAGCTATACAAAGGAAGGCAAATACTGGGTAATACAGTCTGCAGCTAATTCAGGTGCCAGTGGAGCTGTGACGACTTTAGCATATCTTTTGACAAGTCTTAAGGTCTTTGCCAATGCTATTTCCTTAGGCTATCTTGTACAGTATAGTCAAGCTATTGTTAAGATGAATACTTCTGTTATCAGCTTTGTAACTGCTTATCAAGAGTTAGCTAAGCTTATGGTTTATTTCAAGGAAATAGTCCAGTATATGGATTTACCAAATAGATTTGAAACGGGAAAAATTCCTGTTGAAAAGCGAAGTGATAATGAGTATGAATTTGAGTTTGAAGATGTGAGCTTTCGCTATCCTAATCAAGAGAATTATGTCCTCAAGAACATTAATTGCAAATTGAATCTCCATGACAAAATGGCCATAGTAGGGCCTAATGGTGCGGGGAAAACTACATTTATTAAGCTATTAATTCGTCTCTATGAACCTACCAGTGGGACAATTAAACTTAATGGGGTTGACATTAGGAAATATGATTATCATGATTATTTAGGCTTGTTCTCTGTAGTATTTCAGGATTTCGGTCTATATGGTGATAATATTAAGGAGAATGTATCTTGTAGTACTATGTATGATGAAGAACTAGTAAATGACTCCCTTGTAAGAGCAGGCTTATCCGAAGAATTTATTCGTGGGGAGAAATTGCTTGAAGGTGTTTCTGATGATAAGCTAGATGTTAAAAGGCTATTTAATGAGGATTCATCAGGTAAACATAGTGGAGGGGAGAAACAAAAGATTTCCATAGCTCGTGCCCTTTACAAAAATGCTCCAGTGGTAATCCTAGATGAGCCTACAGCTGCCCTTGATCCATTGAGTGAATTTGATATTTACCAAAGGTTTGATAATTTAGTAGAGGATAAAACAACTTTATATATCTCTCACCGTATGAGTAGTTGTAGATTTTGCAATGATATAATTGTATTCGATGAAGGTGAGATAAAGGAAAGAGGAACTCACGAAGAATTACTTGAGAATCAAGAACTTTATAGTAAACTATGGAATTCACAAGCTCAGTACTATATTGACCAGAAAGTTTGCCTGAATTAA
- a CDS encoding L-fuculose-phosphate aldolase has translation MLMQEEREQIVEYGKKLVTSSLTKGTGGNLSIYNREKGLMCISPSGIDYFEIKPEDVVVLDIHGNKVDGAKDPSSEYEMHRIFYANREDIDAIIHTHTMYATTLACLNWSLPPVHYMLALAGLDVRCAKYATYGTKELAENAYEAMKDRYAVLLANHGLLAGAKDLANAFNITEEIEYCAELYYRTKAIGEPVILPEEEMLLMLEKFKTYGQVKKQ, from the coding sequence ATGTTAATGCAAGAAGAGAGAGAGCAAATTGTTGAATATGGGAAAAAGCTTGTTACATCAAGCCTTACTAAAGGAACTGGTGGGAATTTAAGTATTTATAATAGAGAGAAAGGTCTAATGTGTATATCACCTTCAGGGATAGATTATTTTGAAATAAAACCTGAAGATGTGGTAGTACTTGATATTCATGGCAACAAAGTTGATGGTGCTAAAGATCCTTCATCTGAATATGAAATGCATAGAATATTTTATGCTAATAGGGAAGATATTGATGCTATAATTCATACCCATACTATGTACGCAACAACTCTTGCATGTTTAAACTGGTCATTACCACCTGTGCATTATATGCTTGCATTAGCAGGTCTAGATGTTAGATGTGCCAAATATGCAACTTATGGAACTAAGGAATTAGCTGAAAATGCATATGAAGCTATGAAAGATAGATATGCAGTATTATTAGCTAACCATGGGCTTTTAGCTGGAGCAAAGGATCTTGCAAATGCCTTTAATATTACAGAGGAAATTGAATATTGTGCAGAGCTATACTATAGAACAAAGGCTATTGGAGAGCCTGTGATTCTTCCAGAGGAAGAGATGCTTCTAATGCTTGAAAAATTTAAAACTTATGGGCAAGTTAAAAAACAATGA
- a CDS encoding GNAT family acetyltransferase, protein MIYRNATLKDIPAISKLQEQYHISTISEEDKADGFVTTLFTESQFKDLIEKENGLAIACDGDRVVAYAMAGSWDYWSAWPLFQHMIKDLPNTKYLDQVLSTENSYQYGPICIHKDYRGTEVLPNIFEFSRAQMSKRYPIMITFINQINPRSYHSHTKKLGLDLIKTFEFNNNQYYELGYDMSKKTKGSSI, encoded by the coding sequence GTGATTTATAGAAATGCTACATTAAAAGACATTCCTGCTATTTCTAAATTACAGGAACAATATCATATATCCACTATTAGTGAAGAGGATAAAGCCGATGGATTTGTCACAACCTTATTTACAGAAAGTCAGTTTAAGGATTTAATTGAAAAAGAAAATGGACTTGCAATAGCCTGTGATGGAGATAGGGTTGTAGCTTATGCAATGGCAGGATCTTGGGACTATTGGTCAGCATGGCCGCTTTTCCAACATATGATAAAGGATTTGCCTAATACAAAGTACTTAGATCAAGTTCTTTCCACAGAAAACTCCTATCAATATGGACCTATTTGTATTCACAAGGACTATAGAGGTACTGAAGTTCTGCCAAATATCTTTGAGTTCTCTAGAGCTCAAATGAGTAAAAGATATCCCATAATGATTACTTTTATCAACCAAATCAATCCTAGATCCTACCATTCTCATACTAAAAAGCTAGGGCTTGATTTAATTAAGACCTTTGAATTCAACAATAATCAATATTATGAATTAGGATATGATATGTCTAAAAAGACTAAGGGATCTAGTATATAA
- a CDS encoding alcohol dehydrogenase catalytic domain-containing protein, whose protein sequence is MKALYYDKSLQYVENYPKPSPKSGESLVEIIVSAICNTDKEILKGYRPDFKGILGHEFVGKVLESDDPSLIGHRVVGEINENCGHCIYCKTGRPTHCENRKVVGISGKDGCFAQYITIRNELLHIVPKEVPSEVAIFTEPLAAALEILEQVHIKPSTSVGIIGDGRLAYMIAQVVSLTGANLTIIGKHEEKLNLFKSFAKVRTNTEESYEIVIDASGSPSGILTAQKIVRKKGTIVIKTTYAGKVEIDMSDFVVNEITIKGSRCGPFEPALQLLKLGLIQFPPIDLYELEDYEKAFESREFKVGFRF, encoded by the coding sequence ATGAAAGCTTTATACTATGATAAAAGTCTTCAATATGTGGAAAACTATCCAAAACCATCTCCTAAGTCTGGAGAATCATTGGTTGAAATTATTGTCAGTGCAATATGCAATACAGATAAAGAAATTTTAAAAGGATATAGACCTGATTTTAAAGGCATACTAGGTCATGAATTTGTTGGAAAAGTCCTAGAGTCCGATGATCCTTCCTTAATCGGGCACCGTGTTGTTGGTGAAATCAATGAAAATTGTGGCCATTGTATTTATTGCAAAACCGGGCGACCAACTCACTGTGAAAATAGAAAGGTAGTAGGAATTTCGGGGAAAGATGGATGTTTTGCCCAGTATATAACTATAAGAAATGAATTATTGCATATAGTGCCTAAAGAAGTACCATCTGAAGTCGCAATATTTACAGAACCTCTTGCAGCAGCACTGGAGATTTTGGAGCAAGTGCATATAAAGCCCTCTACTAGTGTTGGAATCATTGGAGATGGACGACTTGCATATATGATCGCCCAAGTAGTGTCTTTGACAGGAGCTAATTTAACTATAATTGGTAAACATGAAGAGAAATTAAACTTATTTAAATCCTTTGCTAAGGTAAGGACAAATACAGAAGAATCTTATGAAATAGTTATAGATGCTTCTGGCTCTCCATCTGGCATATTAACAGCACAAAAAATAGTTAGGAAAAAAGGAACTATTGTTATTAAAACCACTTATGCAGGAAAAGTCGAAATAGATATGAGTGATTTTGTAGTGAATGAGATTACTATCAAAGGAAGTAGATGTGGTCCCTTTGAACCAGCATTGCAATTACTAAAACTAGGTTTGATACAATTTCCACCTATCGACTTATATGAATTAGAAGATTATGAAAAGGCATT
- a CDS encoding GntR family transcriptional regulator: protein MIKSISLSSKTKHEILKFIENEELQADEILPSENTFMDILGVSRYTVREALALLEQDKIIYKIKGKGTFINKRPIQIESGLEKLESITEIIQSFGYQPGTTWVGVEEGYPTKDMVKKLRLEANDKIITLKRIRTANGKAAAYLVDTIPKKLVNNESLDNIDSESVFSYIKEKFGIVMDYATTEIIPTLPTEEMIERLKVPKNKLFILLHQLHYDKEGHPILYSFDYFDSEIFKLKVNRIT from the coding sequence ATGATTAAATCTATTTCCTTAAGCTCTAAAACAAAGCATGAAATATTAAAGTTTATCGAGAATGAAGAGCTCCAAGCAGATGAAATCTTACCATCTGAAAATACATTTATGGATATATTAGGTGTAAGTAGATATACAGTTAGAGAGGCTTTGGCCCTACTAGAACAGGACAAGATAATATATAAGATAAAAGGAAAAGGAACTTTTATAAACAAGAGACCAATTCAAATTGAATCTGGACTAGAAAAACTGGAAAGTATCACAGAAATTATCCAAAGCTTTGGATATCAACCAGGTACCACATGGGTTGGTGTTGAAGAAGGATATCCAACTAAGGATATGGTAAAAAAATTAAGACTTGAAGCTAACGATAAGATTATTACTTTAAAAAGAATTAGAACTGCCAATGGTAAAGCTGCAGCCTATTTAGTAGATACTATTCCTAAAAAGTTAGTAAACAATGAAAGTTTAGATAATATTGATTCAGAATCTGTATTTTCTTACATTAAAGAAAAGTTTGGAATTGTCATGGATTATGCAACTACTGAAATAATACCAACTTTACCTACGGAAGAAATGATTGAACGCTTAAAGGTTCCTAAGAACAAACTTTTCATATTGCTACATCAGCTACATTATGATAAAGAAGGACATCCAATTTTATACTCATTTGATTATTTTGATTCTGAAATATTTAAATTAAAGGTAAATAGGATTACTTAA
- a CDS encoding DUF2935 domain-containing protein translates to MLSRKEFIQISLETNLFFQRIMKEHLFFIETSLLPINKADIAEANILKKSFEDLLSETVIFGNCAVRNEVLQSNEIVTPLTLGAEKKSSELTGASINMEITEAELNLRSDPNFNYTEWLEDKICNINMRSMNLLEEVIEFKKKLLRMELECQIFTNLYPLLIEHILREAELYMSILNSLQNRMLPDRSVCDDMNFWNVRMKEHAEFIDGLLDPTEEALKETAEELAERFEKILEKGCNKNNEKEIRVKSLKAAEDIMAFKKAGTEGLLECKIKSIIIPLLGDHVLREANHYIRILKEMRI, encoded by the coding sequence TTGTTGTCAAGGAAAGAATTTATTCAAATTTCACTAGAAACAAACTTATTTTTTCAAAGAATAATGAAGGAGCATCTGTTTTTTATAGAAACTAGCCTGCTACCAATCAATAAAGCCGATATAGCCGAGGCTAATATACTAAAGAAATCATTTGAAGATCTATTATCAGAAACTGTTATATTTGGTAATTGTGCAGTAAGGAATGAAGTTTTGCAGTCAAATGAGATTGTGACACCTTTAACTCTAGGAGCAGAGAAAAAATCTTCAGAATTAACCGGTGCTTCTATTAATATGGAGATTACTGAAGCTGAACTTAATTTGAGATCAGATCCTAATTTTAATTATACAGAATGGCTAGAAGATAAAATATGCAACATAAATATGAGATCAATGAACTTATTAGAAGAAGTCATTGAATTCAAAAAGAAACTTCTTAGAATGGAGTTAGAATGTCAAATATTTACAAACCTTTACCCTCTTTTAATAGAGCATATTCTTCGCGAGGCTGAATTATATATGTCCATATTAAATAGTCTACAAAACAGAATGTTACCAGATAGAAGCGTATGTGATGATATGAACTTTTGGAATGTTAGAATGAAGGAACATGCAGAGTTTATTGATGGTCTCCTCGATCCTACTGAAGAAGCTTTGAAGGAAACAGCAGAAGAATTGGCAGAAAGATTCGAAAAGATATTAGAAAAAGGATGTAATAAAAATAACGAAAAAGAAATCAGAGTTAAAAGTCTAAAAGCAGCAGAAGATATAATGGCTTTCAAGAAAGCAGGCACAGAAGGCCTACTAGAATGTAAAATCAAATCAATTATCATCCCTCTTTTAGGAGATCATGTCCTAAGAGAAGCAAATCATTATATAAGAATATTGAAAGAGATGAGAATCTGA
- the mtnA gene encoding S-methyl-5-thioribose-1-phosphate isomerase, whose amino-acid sequence MKEIKTIEFKDDILYLIDQRKLPTIYEIFQCKDFRDVDFAIKDMVVRGAPAIGATAAYGVVLAAKEFLGEEKENFFSKMDEALDILNNSRPTAVNLMWAIGKMRKLIEENKSSSTVDIYKKIREEADKIFEEDIETNKTMAKHGNEVIKEGATILTHCNTGALATVGYGTALGVVREAHYTGKNIFVYADETRPRLQGGRLTAWELVQEEIPSKLIADNVAATLIRDGKIDVILVGADRIASNGDTANKIGTFMLSVVAKAYNVPFYIVAPTTTIDFDIETGKDIEIEERDKSEVTHIDGVRTAPEGIDVFNPAFDVTPWENITGIITEKGIIRAPYKENIMKLK is encoded by the coding sequence ATGAAAGAGATAAAAACTATTGAATTTAAGGATGATATATTGTATTTAATAGACCAAAGAAAGTTACCTACAATATACGAAATATTTCAATGTAAGGATTTTAGAGATGTTGATTTTGCAATAAAGGATATGGTTGTTAGAGGAGCACCAGCTATAGGTGCAACAGCTGCATATGGGGTGGTTTTAGCAGCTAAAGAATTCTTAGGTGAAGAAAAGGAAAATTTCTTTTCAAAAATGGATGAAGCTTTAGATATATTGAACAACTCAAGACCGACAGCTGTAAACTTAATGTGGGCTATCGGAAAAATGAGAAAGCTTATAGAGGAAAATAAATCATCATCTACAGTAGATATTTATAAAAAGATAAGAGAAGAAGCAGATAAGATATTTGAAGAGGATATTGAAACCAACAAAACCATGGCAAAGCATGGTAATGAAGTAATTAAGGAAGGGGCAACTATTTTAACCCATTGTAATACTGGTGCTTTAGCAACAGTAGGATACGGTACTGCCCTTGGAGTTGTGAGGGAAGCTCACTATACTGGAAAGAATATATTTGTTTATGCTGATGAAACAAGACCAAGGTTACAAGGCGGTAGACTAACTGCATGGGAGTTGGTACAGGAAGAAATACCATCAAAGTTAATAGCTGATAATGTAGCGGCTACATTAATAAGAGATGGAAAGATAGATGTAATTTTAGTGGGAGCGGATAGAATAGCCTCCAATGGAGATACTGCAAATAAAATAGGTACATTTATGTTGTCCGTAGTAGCTAAAGCTTATAATGTTCCTTTTTATATTGTTGCACCTACTACAACAATAGATTTTGATATCGAGACAGGAAAAGATATTGAAATAGAAGAAAGAGATAAATCTGAAGTGACTCATATAGATGGAGTTAGAACTGCCCCAGAGGGTATAGATGTATTTAATCCAGCCTTTGATGTAACACCTTGGGAAAATATCACTGGAATAATTACAGAAAAGGGCATTATAAGAGCTCCTTATAAAGAGAACATAATGAAACTAAAATAA
- the truA gene encoding tRNA pseudouridine(38-40) synthase TruA: MRNIKMNLQFDGSRYAGWQRLGDKENTIQAKLEELLKKMTSEEINVIGCSRTDKGVHGKSLVCNFHTKSSMTIEEMEDYINRYLPDDIVAYDLEEVDERFHSRYNAKSKFYRYTIDNNKYQDVFTRKFTTHIADNLNLEYMQEAANYLVGTFDFAAFTTTKSKKKDAIRTITRINISRDGKYIYIDYEGDGFLHNMIRIITGTLIRVGKKEINPRYVINILEAKDRSIAGPMADPKGLCLIEVIY; encoded by the coding sequence ATGAGAAATATTAAGATGAATTTACAATTTGATGGTAGTAGATATGCTGGATGGCAGAGGTTAGGTGATAAAGAAAATACTATACAAGCTAAACTAGAAGAATTACTTAAAAAAATGACCTCAGAAGAAATAAATGTAATCGGATGCTCTAGGACTGATAAAGGCGTCCATGGAAAATCCTTAGTATGCAATTTTCACACTAAGTCTAGTATGACAATAGAAGAAATGGAAGATTATATAAATCGCTATCTACCTGATGATATAGTGGCTTATGATCTGGAAGAAGTAGATGAAAGATTCCACTCTAGATATAATGCAAAATCCAAGTTTTATAGATATACTATTGATAATAATAAATATCAAGATGTATTCACTAGAAAATTCACTACTCATATAGCAGATAATCTAAACCTTGAGTATATGCAAGAAGCTGCTAATTATTTAGTGGGAACTTTTGATTTTGCAGCTTTTACTACTACTAAATCAAAGAAGAAGGATGCAATAAGGACTATAACTAGGATCAATATTTCAAGAGATGGCAAGTATATTTATATCGACTATGAAGGGGATGGCTTTCTTCACAATATGATTAGGATAATCACTGGTACTTTAATTAGGGTAGGAAAAAAAGAAATAAACCCTAGATATGTAATAAATATTTTGGAAGCTAAAGATCGTAGTATTGCAGGTCCAATGGCTGATCCTAAGGGACTTTGCTTAATAGAGGTTATTTATTGA
- a CDS encoding MTAP family purine nucleoside phosphorylase, with the protein MKAIIGGTGVYGTSHNSRVEKVKTKYGEVELDVVNIDGEEIVFLARHGKEHSKPPHLINYKANMMALKEYGVKYIYATAAVGSCNENYAPGDVVVINDFLDFTKSRPVTFFEGGDEPVKHVDMSDPYCKNMREKFYLFSKELGLDIKGEAVYICTEGPRFETASEIKMYKNIGDVVGMTSVPEVVFAKELGMCYSAIGIITNWCTGIGGEIAIHDIQGSVDKNRENITDVFIKVFKEGLDQDNCSCNNSIIQL; encoded by the coding sequence ATGAAGGCAATAATTGGAGGGACTGGCGTATATGGTACTAGTCACAATAGTAGAGTAGAGAAGGTTAAAACAAAATATGGTGAAGTGGAATTGGATGTAGTAAACATAGATGGAGAAGAAATAGTTTTTTTAGCTAGACATGGGAAAGAACATTCTAAGCCGCCTCATCTAATAAATTATAAGGCGAATATGATGGCATTAAAAGAATATGGGGTAAAATATATCTACGCAACAGCAGCAGTAGGATCTTGCAATGAAAACTATGCTCCTGGAGATGTTGTAGTGATAAATGATTTCCTTGACTTCACAAAATCAAGACCTGTTACTTTTTTTGAAGGAGGGGACGAACCAGTAAAACATGTAGATATGAGTGATCCTTATTGCAAAAATATGAGAGAGAAGTTTTATCTTTTCTCTAAAGAATTAGGCTTAGATATTAAGGGAGAGGCTGTATATATATGTACTGAAGGTCCAAGATTTGAAACAGCCAGTGAGATAAAAATGTATAAAAATATTGGTGATGTTGTAGGGATGACTTCAGTCCCTGAAGTAGTTTTTGCAAAGGAACTTGGTATGTGTTATTCTGCTATAGGTATTATAACCAATTGGTGTACAGGTATTGGTGGGGAAATAGCCATACATGATATACAGGGTTCAGTTGATAAAAACAGAGAAAATATAACAGATGTATTTATCAAAGTATTTAAAGAAGGGCTGGACCAAGATAATTGCTCTTGTAATAATTCAATTATTCAGCTCTAG